Proteins encoded by one window of Archaeoglobus veneficus SNP6:
- a CDS encoding COG1470 family protein, with translation MGKILKVLVLILLLGAVFTVQAQMPVPQPIVVSKTEVSGAVYTPSAKLKITPAFKHLRLQPGESTSFEVKVKNIGSEDVTIEPKLVQMPYPANAIEEEWIKIEPERMVLKAKEEGKIKVEVTVPGDAEKGFYNAMIALTNDTVSMPYPTPYSYVNALSLSINVWIPPQVVIKQRYIMDTVEAGKSYEYKVVIENRGRQDCKPESQA, from the coding sequence ATGGGGAAGATATTGAAAGTATTGGTTCTAATTCTGCTGTTGGGGGCGGTTTTCACCGTTCAGGCCCAGATGCCGGTACCACAGCCTATAGTGGTATCCAAAACAGAAGTCTCGGGAGCGGTTTACACTCCAAGCGCCAAGCTCAAAATAACGCCGGCTTTCAAACATCTCCGCCTTCAGCCGGGAGAGAGCACGAGTTTTGAAGTGAAGGTGAAGAATATTGGCAGCGAAGATGTAACAATTGAGCCGAAACTTGTTCAGATGCCGTATCCGGCGAATGCCATAGAAGAGGAATGGATCAAAATCGAGCCGGAGAGAATGGTGCTCAAGGCCAAAGAGGAGGGCAAGATAAAGGTTGAAGTGACCGTTCCCGGGGATGCGGAGAAGGGCTTTTACAACGCAATGATTGCCCTTACGAACGATACTGTAAGCATGCCGTATCCCACGCCGTACTCGTACGTGAATGCTTTGTCGTTATCCATAAACGTGTGGATTCCTCCGCAGGTTGTGATAAAGCAGCGTTACATAATGGATACCGTTGAGGCAGGAAAGAGCTATGAATACAAGGTTGTGATTGAAAACAGGGGGCGACAGGACTGTAAGCCTGAATCCCAAGCTTAA
- a CDS encoding DUF7490 domain-containing protein, which produces MNGKIVAAIIAAIFIFAALLPLFTNVFAEERKPEREFVEIRNIEMKVDRVNESHAEITFIVSIYRSELVKNATLIISVYDRQTNLLLGKKAVDIAEKGDEGLSELNITLPFEKDRDYRIAFEIRKDNMPIQRKEMGLRGLETLVPPDKELKLVLKDVDFEITGVYGNKAIVKARFYIETMRDYDDVTFHVKAVQYESGVLANESWIELQKVEKGKTLLVESVLSVPKDYNYLVKIEAWRNGAMLKTWSKALNLAPTKTLPENITEEKVRFEIEEFVKGYRPVATPAPTTPVVYERKAQAPGFEILAAIAAGGAVLWMRKKRL; this is translated from the coding sequence ATGAACGGTAAAATTGTAGCAGCAATAATCGCGGCAATTTTCATTTTTGCGGCACTGCTTCCACTCTTTACCAACGTTTTTGCAGAGGAAAGAAAGCCAGAAAGGGAGTTCGTCGAGATCAGGAACATCGAAATGAAGGTGGATAGAGTAAATGAGAGCCATGCAGAAATAACCTTCATCGTAAGCATTTATCGCTCAGAACTCGTGAAAAACGCAACCCTTATCATTAGCGTTTACGACAGGCAAACAAACCTGTTGCTCGGTAAAAAGGCTGTGGATATTGCGGAGAAAGGAGATGAGGGGCTGTCAGAACTAAACATAACTCTGCCCTTTGAGAAGGATAGAGATTACAGAATAGCTTTCGAGATTAGAAAGGACAACATGCCCATTCAGAGGAAGGAGATGGGGTTAAGAGGTCTGGAAACCCTTGTACCTCCCGATAAAGAGCTAAAGCTCGTTCTGAAGGATGTTGATTTCGAAATCACTGGCGTTTACGGGAACAAAGCAATCGTAAAGGCAAGGTTCTACATCGAAACTATGAGAGATTACGATGACGTTACATTCCATGTAAAGGCTGTGCAGTACGAGTCCGGTGTTTTGGCAAACGAGAGCTGGATTGAACTGCAGAAAGTTGAGAAGGGTAAGACACTCCTCGTTGAAAGCGTTCTCAGCGTTCCAAAGGACTACAACTACCTTGTTAAGATAGAGGCATGGAGAAACGGTGCAATGCTGAAAACCTGGAGTAAGGCCTTAAACCTCGCTCCAACTAAAACGCTGCCGGAGAACATTACCGAAGAGAAAGTCAGATTCGAGATTGAAGAGTTCGTGAAGGGCTATCGCCCAGTGGCTACTCCGGCTCCAACTACGCCCGTAGTGTACGAACGTAAGGCTCAGGCACCAGGATTTGAGATTCTGGCAGCAATCGCTGCAGGGGGTGCAGTATTATGGATGAGGAAGAAAAGACTGTAG
- a CDS encoding outer membrane lipoprotein-sorting protein: MGRIKWAVAVLLLATLLVGCTQMSAEEIAKKVEEKYNQLEDFRGVQRIVVETNGVKHTQEYEFAFKKPNKVRMYNKEQGLLIVSNGKTMWSYDEKNNEVFVMELKQPEVSPDYGKLVKNMMEYYDVELLGSEKVLGRDCYVLKLTPKEGSEFAEFASTQKMWIDKEYWYPLKTEMKGKDMSMTMEYTEIEFNTGVSDDVFEFTPPEGAKIKTPEDLGIREFSSVEEAQQAVDFEILEPSYTAGYELRTVTVIKDSVSMQYVNGQDIMFIREVVADKLPEMQNAEKVKVGDTEGTYIELYGSGMLTFRKGDIVVTITGKLDKEELIKIAESME; encoded by the coding sequence ATGGGTAGAATAAAATGGGCGGTGGCGGTCTTACTGCTTGCAACCCTGCTTGTTGGCTGCACACAGATGAGTGCTGAGGAGATAGCGAAGAAGGTGGAGGAAAAGTATAACCAGTTGGAGGACTTCAGAGGAGTTCAGCGCATCGTTGTGGAGACCAACGGTGTGAAGCACACGCAGGAATATGAATTTGCCTTCAAGAAACCAAACAAGGTGAGAATGTACAATAAAGAGCAGGGACTGCTCATTGTTTCCAACGGCAAGACCATGTGGAGCTATGATGAAAAGAATAACGAAGTGTTTGTGATGGAACTGAAACAGCCGGAAGTTAGCCCGGATTACGGAAAGCTCGTCAAAAACATGATGGAGTACTACGATGTGGAGCTTTTGGGCAGCGAGAAAGTGTTAGGCAGAGATTGCTATGTCCTCAAGCTGACGCCAAAGGAGGGAAGCGAGTTTGCCGAATTTGCTTCAACGCAAAAAATGTGGATTGACAAGGAGTACTGGTATCCCCTCAAGACGGAAATGAAGGGCAAAGACATGAGTATGACCATGGAATACACGGAAATAGAATTCAACACCGGCGTGAGTGATGACGTTTTTGAGTTCACACCGCCTGAAGGGGCAAAAATCAAGACTCCTGAGGATTTGGGAATCAGGGAGTTCAGCAGCGTTGAGGAAGCGCAGCAGGCTGTTGATTTTGAAATTCTTGAGCCATCATACACTGCTGGATACGAGCTAAGGACGGTAACAGTCATAAAAGATTCTGTTTCGATGCAGTACGTCAATGGACAGGACATAATGTTCATCAGAGAGGTGGTGGCTGACAAGCTGCCAGAAATGCAGAATGCCGAGAAAGTTAAGGTTGGAGACACAGAGGGGACGTACATAGAACTTTACGGTAGTGGAATGCTGACGTTCAGGAAAGGGGACATCGTGGTAACAATAACTGGAAAACTTGACAAGGAAGAGCTAATAAAGATTGCAGAATCAATGGAATAG
- a CDS encoding helix-turn-helix transcriptional regulator has product MCKFKCLRNLTTTPLKLRIMEELKEAKGISKLAAALGVSRDTVKPHIRSFLDAGLVERGSSGYRLTNLGYIALKKAEELEKLLTLIEDVGDFFTSHDTSSIPEGLMGDIHYLCGGFVARKENPYELHEVWLEILRTSNWIKGVSPVYHPEFPTLFVELAEEGRDVKLILTEEIFERCKSEHPELLSKFMEYGEIYVCREAKIAFIVAEKGLAISLYKDDYYDVLNIFICRSKDGIEWGLRLFNHFLNNSEKLVR; this is encoded by the coding sequence ATGTGTAAGTTCAAGTGTCTGAGAAATCTGACAACTACGCCCCTAAAATTAAGGATTATGGAAGAGCTAAAAGAAGCAAAAGGTATCTCAAAGCTGGCAGCAGCATTGGGTGTTTCTCGTGATACGGTTAAGCCACACATAAGAAGCTTCCTTGATGCGGGTTTGGTGGAGAGGGGTAGTAGTGGATATAGACTAACGAATCTCGGATACATAGCTCTTAAGAAGGCTGAGGAGCTCGAAAAACTTCTTACACTAATCGAGGATGTCGGAGACTTCTTTACAAGTCATGACACGTCTTCGATACCTGAGGGGCTTATGGGGGATATCCACTACCTTTGCGGTGGTTTTGTAGCTCGAAAAGAGAATCCTTACGAGCTCCATGAAGTGTGGCTTGAAATTCTTAGAACTTCTAACTGGATAAAAGGCGTCTCGCCAGTATATCATCCAGAGTTTCCTACTCTCTTTGTGGAGCTGGCTGAGGAAGGGAGAGATGTAAAGCTTATTCTGACAGAAGAAATCTTTGAAAGGTGTAAATCGGAACATCCGGAGCTTCTCTCGAAATTTATGGAGTATGGGGAAATCTACGTATGCAGAGAGGCAAAAATAGCATTTATAGTGGCAGAGAAAGGGCTCGCTATAAGTCTCTACAAGGATGACTACTACGATGTTCTTAACATCTTCATTTGCAGAAGCAAAGACGGCATAGAGTGGGGTTTGAGATTGTTTAACCATTTTCTGAACAACTCGGAAAAGTTGGTAAGATGA
- a CDS encoding transcription initiation factor IIB: MPEVERVREIERKEREKEVERKEIEREDTLEVCPECGSPRLIRDYRRGEFICQDCGLVIEETYIDAGPEWRAFDSEQKEKRSRVGAPVTYTIHDKGLSTIIDWSNKDYYGKAISVRNRAQLFRLRKWQRRIRISNATERNLAFALSELDRMASALGLPKSVRETAAVIYRKAVDKNLIRGRSIEGVVAAALYAACRQAGVPRTLDEIATYSRVDRKEIGRTYRFIARELGLKLMPTSPADYVPRFCAALGLSGDVQKKAIEIIKKAEEKELTSGRGPTGVAAAAIYIASILGGERRTQREVAEVAGVTEVTIRNRYKELAERLGIEIIL; this comes from the coding sequence ATGCCGGAAGTAGAAAGGGTAAGGGAAATAGAAAGGAAGGAAAGAGAAAAAGAAGTAGAAAGAAAGGAAATAGAAAGGGAAGACACTCTTGAAGTCTGTCCTGAGTGCGGAAGTCCAAGGTTGATAAGGGATTATCGCCGTGGAGAGTTTATCTGCCAGGATTGCGGTCTTGTAATTGAGGAAACTTATATCGATGCCGGTCCTGAGTGGAGAGCCTTCGACAGCGAGCAGAAAGAGAAAAGGAGCAGAGTTGGTGCACCCGTGACCTATACGATTCACGATAAAGGTCTTTCGACAATAATCGACTGGAGCAACAAAGACTACTACGGCAAAGCAATATCTGTGCGAAACAGGGCCCAGCTCTTCAGACTGAGGAAATGGCAGCGCAGGATAAGAATCAGCAATGCTACCGAAAGAAACCTCGCGTTTGCGTTAAGCGAGCTGGACAGAATGGCTTCGGCTCTCGGTCTGCCCAAGTCTGTGAGGGAGACCGCTGCGGTCATTTACAGGAAGGCTGTGGACAAGAACCTGATCAGAGGAAGGAGCATCGAAGGAGTCGTTGCAGCAGCTCTCTACGCTGCCTGCAGACAGGCTGGAGTACCGAGGACACTCGATGAAATAGCAACGTACTCGAGAGTAGACAGGAAGGAGATTGGCAGGACTTACAGGTTCATTGCAAGAGAACTTGGTCTAAAGCTAATGCCAACGAGCCCAGCAGACTACGTGCCAAGGTTCTGTGCAGCCCTCGGTCTGAGCGGAGACGTGCAGAAGAAGGCAATCGAGATAATAAAGAAAGCTGAGGAGAAGGAACTCACGAGCGGGAGAGGACCAACGGGAGTTGCTGCTGCAGCGATATACATCGCATCAATCCTTGGTGGGGAAAGGAGGACCCAGAGAGAAGTAGCGGAAGTTGCGGGCGTTACGGAAGTAACCATACGAAACCGCTACAAAGAGCTTGCAGAGAGACTCGGGATTGAGATAATTCTGTGA
- a CDS encoding H/ACA ribonucleoprotein complex subunit GAR1: MMLRKLGRGYPSRTGNIIVAADPKNLPGVGMEVVTRKMEKVGFVYDIIGPVKSPFIVVRPKNRDLIKKIIIDELFVVSAHAGSRKGKGNRKEGKRKRSRKKGNRKGRHS; this comes from the coding sequence ATGATGTTGCGCAAACTAGGTAGGGGTTATCCTTCACGTACTGGTAATATCATTGTGGCTGCCGACCCTAAAAACCTTCCGGGGGTCGGCATGGAAGTTGTCACGAGAAAAATGGAAAAGGTTGGTTTTGTTTACGACATCATTGGTCCGGTGAAATCACCGTTTATAGTTGTGAGGCCGAAGAACAGAGATTTGATTAAGAAAATAATAATTGACGAATTATTTGTGGTGAGTGCTCATGCCGGAAGTAGAAAGGGTAAGGGAAATAGAAAGGAAGGAAAGAGAAAAAGAAGTAGAAAGAAAGGAAATAGAAAGGGAAGACACTCTTGA
- a CDS encoding HD domain-containing protein, which yields MPKAIQDPIHGSIKVEDWCMELIDTPQLQRLRRINQIGFANLVYPGANHTRFEHSIGVMHIAARLADKMTCDERSKMEVVAAALLHDIGHAPFSHSSEIIVKKYLRMEHEDVLPLIKGTELEDVLNDAGLRPRKIAELVKGPSIVSGDIDADRMDYLVRDSYYTGVAYGVFDLMRLVDKIYFDGETPIIDGSALRAAESLLISRFMMYPTVYYHHVCRIARKMYEKAVEYCIEEGELEAKLLLKMDDYDMVAFLRSRNGYAGEVMELIDSRRLFKRAIYVNRSRVGIEKINARRAEVEIAAEVGIDEKYVIVDAPQVEEAKELKAVVDVDGQRMKLEDVSPLVRALKEAEKDILKLGVYTKKEFVEEVARVAVKYFNIERIPKQKKLDEVLPIW from the coding sequence ATGCCGAAGGCTATTCAAGACCCGATCCACGGAAGCATTAAGGTTGAAGACTGGTGCATGGAGCTAATCGACACTCCACAGCTCCAGCGGCTCAGGAGGATAAATCAGATAGGTTTTGCCAACCTCGTTTATCCGGGAGCGAATCACACGCGCTTCGAGCACAGCATAGGTGTGATGCATATAGCTGCGAGACTTGCAGACAAAATGACGTGCGACGAGAGGAGCAAAATGGAAGTTGTCGCTGCGGCCCTTCTCCATGACATTGGCCATGCCCCATTCTCCCATTCGAGCGAGATAATTGTGAAAAAGTACCTCAGGATGGAGCATGAAGACGTGCTGCCACTCATAAAGGGCACGGAACTCGAAGACGTGTTGAACGATGCAGGATTGAGGCCAAGAAAGATAGCGGAGCTTGTAAAAGGGCCAAGTATCGTAAGCGGGGACATAGATGCGGACAGAATGGACTACCTCGTGAGAGATTCATACTATACAGGCGTCGCCTACGGCGTTTTCGACCTGATGAGACTTGTTGACAAGATATATTTCGACGGAGAGACGCCTATCATTGACGGCAGCGCCCTCAGAGCAGCAGAATCACTGCTTATATCGAGGTTTATGATGTACCCGACGGTGTACTACCACCACGTCTGCAGGATAGCCAGGAAGATGTACGAAAAAGCCGTAGAATACTGCATTGAGGAGGGAGAGCTTGAAGCAAAACTCCTGCTGAAAATGGACGACTATGATATGGTTGCATTTCTGAGAAGCAGGAATGGCTACGCGGGAGAAGTCATGGAGTTGATAGATTCGAGAAGACTCTTCAAGAGAGCGATATACGTGAACAGAAGCAGAGTGGGAATTGAGAAAATAAACGCAAGACGGGCGGAGGTGGAAATCGCTGCTGAGGTAGGAATTGACGAGAAGTATGTAATCGTCGATGCTCCACAGGTTGAAGAAGCAAAGGAGCTCAAGGCGGTTGTTGACGTGGATGGACAGCGCATGAAGCTTGAGGATGTTTCTCCTCTCGTCAGAGCTTTAAAAGAGGCAGAAAAGGACATCCTGAAGCTCGGAGTCTACACAAAGAAGGAGTTCGTCGAAGAAGTTGCAAGAGTTGCTGTGAAGTACTTCAACATCGAGAGGATTCCGAAGCAGAAGAAGCTCGACGAGGTTCTACCCATCTGGTGA
- a CDS encoding ArsR/SmtB family transcription factor, with product MYQRSVFEENRRRILKALLEQPMDFTSLRDRTALSEPTLSRHLQHLLQAGFVEVKREGKRKIYSIAEKGLEELFPHLLGVSSALRAMKGRDFAKSVGEELMYVIHIRDALESFAACISRFTPTINPDGSGRLLFGSIVEEMRADFEELKRLRDTIAAIEERGGDAEGLREELGKKLEKLNSIYLALGPPFSYMWRKMIEGEDFQAVLVTPKSEKSF from the coding sequence ATGTATCAGCGAAGCGTCTTTGAAGAGAACAGAAGGAGGATACTCAAAGCCCTGCTGGAGCAGCCCATGGACTTCACATCTCTCAGAGACAGAACAGCTCTATCCGAGCCCACCCTCTCAAGACACCTCCAGCACCTGCTTCAGGCCGGCTTCGTAGAGGTAAAGAGGGAGGGAAAGAGGAAGATATACAGTATTGCGGAGAAGGGTCTCGAGGAGTTGTTTCCCCACCTACTTGGCGTAAGCTCTGCGCTAAGGGCAATGAAGGGCAGAGACTTTGCGAAAAGCGTGGGAGAAGAACTGATGTATGTGATCCACATTCGCGACGCCCTCGAATCATTTGCTGCGTGCATTTCTCGCTTTACCCCCACTATAAATCCTGATGGCAGCGGGAGACTGCTGTTCGGCAGTATCGTCGAGGAGATGAGAGCAGACTTCGAGGAGCTGAAGCGCCTGAGGGACACAATTGCAGCCATTGAAGAGCGAGGAGGCGACGCTGAAGGTCTGAGAGAGGAACTCGGAAAGAAGCTCGAAAAACTAAACTCGATTTACCTCGCTCTCGGGCCACCCTTCAGCTACATGTGGCGAAAGATGATAGAAGGGGAAGACTTCCAAGCCGTTTTGGTCACACCAAAATCTGAAAAAAGCTTTTAA
- a CDS encoding M24 family metallopeptidase: MLPGLFIHHSGTANFYYATRIKVESALHLYGNDINMLIVPDMEKERAIKESCVKEVVSYSEIGYHERLKEFRDSKKALVESLKCYLKQLKTDKILIPHNFPAYLAFGLSKAFEVEIVENPFSKLRAVKRKEEIAKIRETCSAILEAFEFLKGIVRKGKKCEELRNAVELFLFERGFLAEDTILASGKLTAFPHFKGEGDVEEHVVVDIFPKSRTHGYYGDFTRTILIEPEKEIEEMLEAVIEAKQKGIEVIREGVKARDVHGTVCDVLESYGYKTLRSKSSEGFIHSTGHGVGLEVHEEPRIFENDDVLKAGMVFTVEPGLYYLKWGGVRVEDTVVVTKRGCEVLTPYPDRVRL; encoded by the coding sequence ATGCTCCCCGGGCTATTCATTCACCACTCCGGTACGGCAAACTTCTACTACGCAACTCGCATAAAAGTTGAATCGGCTCTCCATCTTTATGGAAACGATATCAACATGCTCATAGTTCCGGACATGGAGAAAGAGAGAGCCATAAAGGAAAGTTGCGTTAAAGAAGTCGTCTCGTACTCTGAAATCGGCTACCACGAGAGGCTTAAGGAGTTCAGAGACTCAAAAAAAGCCCTTGTTGAAAGCCTTAAATGTTATCTCAAACAGCTAAAGACAGATAAAATTCTCATTCCTCATAACTTCCCCGCCTACCTTGCCTTTGGACTCAGCAAAGCGTTCGAAGTTGAGATTGTTGAGAACCCATTTTCCAAGCTCCGCGCCGTGAAGAGAAAAGAAGAAATCGCAAAAATAAGAGAAACGTGTAGTGCCATACTCGAGGCATTCGAGTTTTTAAAGGGAATAGTGAGGAAGGGAAAGAAGTGCGAAGAGCTCAGAAATGCTGTAGAGCTTTTCCTCTTCGAGCGTGGATTTCTTGCTGAGGACACCATACTCGCCTCGGGAAAACTCACGGCCTTTCCCCACTTTAAGGGCGAAGGTGATGTGGAGGAACATGTCGTTGTGGACATATTTCCGAAGAGCAGAACTCACGGCTACTATGGGGACTTCACCCGCACAATTCTGATTGAACCAGAGAAAGAAATCGAAGAAATGCTCGAAGCGGTTATAGAAGCAAAGCAGAAGGGGATTGAAGTCATAAGGGAAGGGGTAAAAGCGAGAGACGTGCACGGCACAGTCTGCGATGTTTTGGAGAGCTACGGCTACAAGACGCTGAGAAGCAAGTCCTCTGAGGGTTTTATCCACTCAACCGGCCATGGTGTGGGGCTTGAAGTCCACGAGGAGCCGAGGATATTCGAGAACGATGACGTCTTAAAGGCCGGAATGGTTTTCACAGTCGAACCGGGTCTCTACTATCTGAAGTGGGGCGGCGTGAGGGTTGAAGACACAGTAGTCGTTACAAAAAGAGGATGTGAAGTTCTAACACCGTATCCCGATCGGGTGAGATTATGA
- the map gene encoding type II methionyl aminopeptidase: MSDENERIEKTLKAGEILRQVRAEAVKLIKPGVRLLEVAEFVENRIVELGGKPAFPCNISINSDAAHFTPKRDDERTFAEGDLVKLDIGAHVDGYIADTAISIDLGDNSELVGAAEEALKNAINAIHAGIDTAELGRIIEATIKEFGFKPIINLTGHGLQRWIAHAPPTIYNFATQRGVRLEEGMIVAIEPFATNGAGKVTERSEVEIFSLINLKPVRMKQARELLEEIKPYQTLPFAKRWLSKAPDLIINRLVREGVLRAYPVLTEVGKGLVSQAEHTVIVEEDGARIVT, from the coding sequence ATGAGTGATGAGAACGAAAGGATCGAGAAAACTCTGAAAGCAGGGGAAATCCTGAGGCAGGTCAGGGCTGAAGCTGTAAAGCTGATAAAGCCTGGAGTCAGGCTTCTCGAAGTTGCAGAATTCGTGGAGAACAGAATAGTAGAACTCGGAGGTAAACCGGCTTTTCCGTGCAATATATCCATAAATAGTGATGCTGCCCACTTCACGCCAAAGAGGGACGACGAAAGGACTTTTGCTGAAGGAGACCTCGTAAAGCTCGACATTGGAGCGCACGTTGATGGTTACATCGCCGACACGGCAATTTCGATTGACCTCGGTGATAACTCTGAACTCGTAGGGGCTGCAGAAGAAGCTTTGAAAAACGCAATCAATGCGATCCACGCGGGAATAGACACAGCAGAGCTTGGCAGGATAATCGAGGCGACGATAAAGGAGTTTGGTTTTAAGCCAATCATCAACCTGACGGGACACGGGCTGCAACGCTGGATTGCGCACGCTCCTCCAACAATCTACAACTTCGCCACGCAGCGAGGCGTCAGGCTCGAGGAAGGCATGATCGTAGCTATAGAACCCTTTGCAACCAACGGCGCTGGGAAGGTTACCGAGAGGAGCGAGGTTGAGATCTTCTCCCTGATAAACCTAAAGCCCGTGAGGATGAAGCAGGCGAGGGAACTCCTCGAGGAGATCAAGCCGTACCAGACACTCCCCTTTGCGAAACGCTGGCTGAGCAAAGCACCGGATCTGATTATAAACAGACTCGTCAGAGAGGGGGTTCTAAGGGCTTACCCCGTCCTGACCGAGGTAGGAAAAGGTCTGGTCTCACAGGCGGAACACACTGTCATTGTGGAAGAAGATGGAGCAAGGATTGTAACGTAG
- a CDS encoding replication factor C small subunit — MTVEAEIWVEKYRPRTLKEVVGQEEVIQRLMGYVERKNIPHLLFAGPPGTGKTASAIALARDLFGENWRDNFIEMNASDERGIDVVRHKIKEFARTAPIGDAPFKIIFLDEADALTPDAQAALRRTMEMYSKICRFILSCNYVSRIIEPIQSRCAVFKFRPVPPEAMRKRLLEICENEGVKITEDGLEALIYVSNGDFRKAINALQGAAALGKVVDAEAIYQITATARPEELANLLETALEGKFMEARSILDKLMIEYGMSGEDVVSQLFREILSSGMDEKMKVLLIDKLGEIDFRLTEGAHERIQLDAYLAYLSTVGKKRG; from the coding sequence ATGACTGTTGAAGCGGAAATCTGGGTTGAGAAGTACAGGCCGAGAACCCTCAAAGAGGTTGTAGGTCAGGAGGAGGTCATTCAGAGGCTCATGGGTTATGTTGAGCGTAAAAACATTCCTCACCTCCTTTTTGCAGGCCCTCCAGGAACAGGTAAGACTGCGAGCGCCATTGCTCTTGCGAGGGATCTGTTCGGAGAGAACTGGAGGGACAACTTTATCGAGATGAACGCCAGCGATGAGCGCGGCATCGACGTTGTGAGGCACAAGATTAAGGAGTTCGCGAGAACAGCTCCTATAGGCGATGCACCCTTTAAGATAATTTTCCTCGATGAGGCAGATGCGCTAACTCCCGATGCACAGGCAGCACTTAGAAGAACTATGGAGATGTATTCGAAGATATGCCGCTTCATTCTGAGCTGCAACTACGTCAGCCGTATAATCGAGCCAATCCAGTCGAGGTGTGCCGTTTTCAAGTTCCGCCCTGTTCCGCCTGAAGCTATGAGGAAGCGACTGCTCGAAATATGCGAGAATGAGGGTGTGAAGATAACCGAGGACGGCCTCGAAGCACTCATATATGTGTCAAACGGCGACTTCAGAAAGGCAATAAACGCCCTTCAGGGTGCTGCGGCGCTTGGCAAGGTGGTTGATGCTGAGGCGATATACCAGATTACCGCTACTGCCCGTCCCGAAGAACTTGCAAACCTCCTCGAAACGGCTCTCGAAGGCAAATTCATGGAGGCGAGGAGCATTCTTGACAAGCTGATGATCGAGTATGGTATGTCTGGCGAGGATGTAGTTTCTCAGCTCTTCAGGGAGATACTTTCGTCCGGAATGGACGAGAAGATGAAGGTTTTGCTTATAGACAAGCTTGGAGAAATCGACTTCAGGTTGACGGAAGGAGCCCACGAGAGAATTCAGCTCGATGCATACCTTGCGTACCTTTCGACTGTAGGTAAGAAGAGGGGGTAG
- a CDS encoding DUF5320 domain-containing protein yields the protein MPGGDGTGPWGLGPRTGRAAGLCAGYRMPGFANRFVWPPFGGKWFGRFRWRRFGRPYRRW from the coding sequence ATGCCAGGCGGTGATGGAACCGGGCCATGGGGCCTTGGGCCGAGGACTGGCAGGGCAGCAGGATTATGCGCCGGCTACCGCATGCCCGGCTTTGCAAACCGTTTTGTCTGGCCTCCATTCGGTGGTAAATGGTTTGGCAGGTTTAGGTGGAGGAGATTTGGTAGACCATACAGGAGGTGGTGA
- a CDS encoding malate dehydrogenase — protein MKIGFVGAGRIGSTAAFTCLLNMDVDITLVDIAEDIAVGEAMDLTHAAAAFDKFPEVKGGSDYSLLKGSDIIVVSAGLARKPGMTRLDLATKNAGIIKDIAKKIVEHSPESKILVVTNPMDVMTYVMWKESGKPRNEVFGMGGLLDTSRLKVSLNARGIRADKLFILGEHGDSMFVAKSIAGVDVDWSEVLQETRNIAAEVIKRKGATIFGPAVCIYRMVKAVIEDTKEEIPASVVLQGEYGISDVSVGVPVILGRDGVERIVEYDLTKDEIEALHNSAKILRGRLAELGY, from the coding sequence ATGAAGATCGGATTTGTTGGAGCCGGTAGAATAGGATCTACCGCAGCCTTTACGTGCCTACTTAACATGGATGTTGACATTACCCTCGTTGACATTGCCGAAGACATTGCTGTTGGAGAAGCAATGGACTTAACTCATGCTGCAGCAGCCTTCGATAAATTCCCGGAAGTAAAGGGAGGCTCCGATTACTCGCTGCTGAAGGGGAGCGACATCATCGTCGTTTCTGCCGGTCTTGCAAGAAAGCCGGGAATGACGAGGCTCGATCTTGCCACAAAGAACGCGGGGATAATAAAGGACATAGCGAAGAAGATCGTCGAGCACTCTCCGGAGAGCAAGATACTCGTCGTAACGAACCCTATGGACGTCATGACATACGTAATGTGGAAGGAAAGTGGAAAGCCGAGGAACGAGGTATTTGGTATGGGTGGCCTGCTGGACACATCGAGGCTTAAGGTTAGTCTCAACGCGAGGGGAATCAGAGCAGACAAGCTGTTTATTCTCGGAGAGCACGGCGATAGCATGTTTGTTGCGAAGAGCATCGCAGGCGTTGACGTGGACTGGAGTGAAGTGCTGCAGGAGACGAGGAACATCGCGGCGGAGGTCATAAAGAGGAAGGGGGCAACGATTTTTGGGCCAGCGGTTTGCATCTACAGGATGGTAAAGGCCGTTATCGAGGATACGAAGGAGGAAATACCTGCGAGCGTCGTTCTGCAGGGTGAGTACGGGATTAGCGACGTTTCCGTTGGAGTTCCGGTCATTCTTGGTAGAGATGGTGTGGAGAGGATAGTGGAGTACGATCTGACAAAAGACGAAATAGAGGCGTTACACAACTCGGCGAAGATTCTGAGAGGGAGACTTGCTGAGCTCGGTTACTGA